In the genome of Xenopus laevis strain J_2021 chromosome 1S, Xenopus_laevis_v10.1, whole genome shotgun sequence, one region contains:
- the LOC108706970 gene encoding Krueppel-like factor 9 gives MTAVAYSDLVAAQCLVSISNRSTVPPRQQEVEQPLYSALDSRPTPADCTALHLRNMPEQEPLHLRNAPDPGPNKELHDGPGEAWKDYCTLLTIAKSLLELNKYRPLPSPAYSHSDEELSSDSDVTTESGLSFSPSHSPGSCSSSTTPSHMDYSPEPGSTEPLPLTQDAPKSPTRPLSQDTAPVRSTNEKRHRCPYTGCGKVYGKSSHLKAHYRVHTGERPFPCTWPDCLKKFSRSDELTRHYRTHTGEKQFRCPLCEKRFMRSDHLTKHARRHTDFHPSMIKRSKRSNSSFT, from the exons ATGACAGCTGTGGCTTACAGTGACTTGGTTGCCGCTCAGTGTCTGGTGTCTATCTCTAATCGCTCCACGGTGCCGCCGCGACAGCAGGAAGTGGAGCAGCCCCTGTACTCGGCACTGGACAGCCGCCCTACACCTGCAGACTGCACAGCGCTACACCTGAGGAACATGCCTGAACAAGAGCCTCTGCACCTGCGCAACGCGCCCGACCCGGGGCCCAACAAGGAACTTCACGACGGGCCGGGGGAAGCGTGGAAGGATTATTGTACTCTGCTAACTATAGCCAAGAGCTTGCTGGAGTTAAACAAGTACCGGCCCTTGCCTTCCCCTGCCTACAGTCACAGTGACGAGGAATTGAGCTCGGACAGCGATGTCACCACAGAGTCCGGCCTCAGCTTCAGCCCCTCACACAGCCCGGGCAGCTGCAGTAGCAGCACTACCCCCAGCCATATGGACTACAGCCCAGAACCCGGCTCCACGGAACCACTCCCACTCACCCAGGACGCGCCCAAATCCCCGACACGCCCACTCAGCCAGGACACCGCCCCAGTCAGGTCAACCAATGAAAAGAGGCACAGGTGTCCTTACACTGGGTGTGGCAAAGTTTATGGGAAGTCTTCCCATCTCAAAGCCCATTACAGAGTCCATACAG GTGAACGCCCTTTTCCATGTACGTGGCCTGACTGCCTTAAGAAGTTTTCTCGTTCCGATGAGTTAACTCGCCACTACAGAACCCACACAGGTGAGAAGCAGTTCCGATGTCCACTCTGTGAGAAGAGGTTCATGAGAAGCGATCACTTGACCAAACATGCACGTCGCCACACCGACTTCCATCCTAGCATGATTAAAAGGTCCAAAAGGTCCAATTCATCATTCACCTGA